One genomic window of Nicotiana sylvestris chromosome 10, ASM39365v2, whole genome shotgun sequence includes the following:
- the LOC138879254 gene encoding uncharacterized protein: MTSAPITSPLAQQTRIRLRVGGRSSGGQARFYVVSARPDAIASDTVVTCIVSVCHKDAFVLFDLGSTYSYVSSYFARYLDMPRESLVSFFYVSTLVGDTIIVDRVYQSCVVAIGGLEISVDLLLLSKVDFDVILGMDWLSPCHAILDCHAKTMTLAIPGFPRTEWRSSLDYVPSRVIFYLKAQQMVGKGCLSYLAFARDVGADTLTIDYVSVVQDFPNMFPVDLLGMPPDRDIDFVIDLAHDIQPISIPPYRMAPSELKKL, translated from the coding sequence ATGACTTCAgcaccaattacttcaccactcgCCCAGCAAACTCGGATTCGCCTAAGAGTGGGAGGCCGATCAAGTGGTGGTCAGGCTCGATTCTATGTTGTTTCTGCCAGGCCAGATGCCATTGCTTCAGACACAGTAGtcacatgtattgtctcagtatgCCACAAGGATGCTTTTGTATTATTTGACCTtggttccacttattcgtatgtatcatcatattttgctcgttatctggatatgccccgtgagtccttAGTTTCATTTTTTTATGTATCTACgctagtgggcgatactattattgtggaccgtgtatatcaATCATGTGTAGTGGCTATTGGGGGATTGGAGATTAGCGTTGATCTCTTATTGCTTAGTAAGGTTGATTTCGAcgtgatcttgggtatggattggttgtctccatgtcatgctattttggattgtcatgctaagaccatGACGTTGGCGATTCCGGGGTTTCCAAGGACCGAGTGGAGAAGTTCTCTAGATTATGTCCCCAGCAGGGTAATTTTTTATTTGAAGGCCcaacagatggttgggaaggggtgtCTATCGTATTTAGCCTTTGCGAGGGATGTTGGTGCTGATACCCTTACTATTGATTATGTTTCGGTGGTGCAAGACTTTCCGAatatgtttcctgtagacctgcttGGCATGCctcccgacagggatattgactttgttATTGACTTGGCGCATGAcattcagcccatttctattcctccatatcgtatggcaccatctGAGTTGAAGAAATTATAG